The segment CCTCACCGAAGGCCGGCGAGGTGCCGCCCATGGCTGGCGAGCCCGACAGCTACAAGATCCTGCGCGAGATCAACGGCTACTACACGGGCGATCCGGGCCGGCACCTGGCCGGCTTCGGCGACCTGAAGGACGATGGCTCCACCACCTGCGCCTCCTGGATCTACTCCGGCGTCTTCCCGGCGCCGGACCAGAACCGGGCGGCCAACCGGAAGGCCGATCCGCCCGACCAGCCGGGCGCCCAGCTGGGCTGGGGCTACGCGTGGCCCGCAAACCGACGCATCATGTACAACCGCGCGTCCGCCGACCTGCAGGGGCGCCCGTGGAGCGAGCGCAAGAAGTGGGTGTGGTGGGACGGACAGAAGTGGGGCGGAGTCGACATCCCCGACTTCCAGGCGACGAAGGCGCCGACGGCCAAGGCCAACCCGACCGCCATCGGCCTCGACGCGCTGTCGGGGAGCGATCCCTTCATCATGAAGAGCGACGGCCGCGGCTGGCTCTTCGTGCCCAGCGGGCTCGTCGACGGCCCGCTCCCCGTGCACTACGAGCCGGCGGAGTCGCCGGTGAAGAACCCCCTCTACAAGCAGCAGGCGAGCCCCGTCTACAAGTACTGGAAGCGCGACGACAACCAGCTCGCGCAGCAGGGCGACGGGCGCTTCCCGTACGTGATCACGACCTACCGTCTGACCGAGCACTACCTCGCGGGCGCCATGAGCCGCTGGAACCCGTGGCTCACCGAGCTCCAGCCCGAGGTGTTCGTGGAGCTCAGTCCCGAGCTGGCCGCCGAGAAGAAGATCGCCAACCTCGACTGGGTGAAGATCACGAGCCCGCGCGGCGCCGTCCGCGCGAAGGCGCTCGTCACCCGCCGCTTGCGCCCGTTCACGATCAACGGCCAGACGGTCCATCAGGTCGGGATGCCGTGGCACTGGGGCTACCAGGGGCTCAGCACGGGCGACGCCGGCAACGAGCTGACGGCGCTCGTCGGCGACCCGAACGTCTCGATCCACGAGGGCAAGGCCTTCGTCTGCAACGTGGAGAAGGCGTGAACCGCGCGCGCAGCAGGGAGTGGCGTGATGGCTGAGCCGATGGGGTTCTACACGGACACGACCGTCTGCATCGGCTGCAAGGCGTGCGAGGTCGCGTGCAAGGAGTGGAACCAGCTGCCCGCCACCAACGGCGGCGTGACCACCCTGAGCGGCGACAGCTACGACAACACCCGGCGCCTCGACGGTATCCACTGGCGGCACGTGAAGTTCATCGAGCAGTTCAGCCTCGACCGCCGGGACGGCCGCTGGCTGATGATGAGCGACGTCTGCAAGCACTGTGTGCGGGCCGGGTGCCTCGAGGTCTGCCCGACGGGCGCGATCATCCGCACCGAGTTCGACACGGTGGTGATCCAGTCCGACGTCTGCAACGGCTGCCGCGACTGCATCGCCGCCTGCCCCTTCGGCGTCATCGACATCAACCCGGTGTCGGGGACGGCGCAGAAGTGCACGCTCTGCTACGACCGGATGCGCGCGGGCATGGAGCCCGCGTGCTCGACGGCTTGCCCCACGGACTCGATCCAGTTCGGCCCCGTGGCCAGCCTGAGGAAGCGCGCGGAGGCGCGCGTCGCCCAGCTCCAGCAGGCCGGGGAGAAGCGGGCGCACCTGTACGGCGCCGACGAGCGGATGCTGGGCGGACTGAACTCGTTCTACCTGCTCGTCGATCGCCCCGAGGTCTACGGCCTGCCTCCCGATCCGCGGATGCCCACCCGCAACCTGAAGGCCGGATCGCTGTGGTCGATGCTCGGCGCCGTGGTGATCGGCCGCATGGGGCTCGTGAGCTTCCGCATGCGGGGCGGGCGAGAGGAGGGGCCCGGTGGACGCCTCGATACCTAGCACGTACTTCACGGCTGGCCCGCACTGGCGCTGGCTCATCGTGCTGTACTTCTTCGTGGGAGGCATCGCCGGCGGCACCTACTTCCTTGCCGCCCTCATCGACTGCGCCGGCCGCCCGGGGGACCGGCCGCTCGCGCGCCTCGGCTACTACGTGGCGTTCCCCGCGGTGATCGTGTGCGGAATCCTGCTGGTCCTCGACCTCAATCGTCCCGATCGCTTCTGGCACATGCTGGTGCAGTCCGCGACGTGGAAGCCGATGTTCAAGGCGTACTCCCCGATGTCGGTCGGCGCCTGGGCGCTGCTGGGCTTCGGCTTCTTCTCGTTGCTGTCGTTCCTGGCGGCTCTCGCGGAGGAGCGGTCTGGACGCTGGCAGCGGTTCGGCGTGCTGCGCCCGCCCGGCCCGCTCGGCCTCGTGGCCGTCGCCCTCGGCGGCCTGTTCGGGCTGTTCCTCTCCGGCTACACCGGCGTCCTCCTCGCCGTCACCAACCGGCCGGTATGGGCGGACACCCCGCTGCTGGGGCTCGTCTTCGTGGTCTCCGCGGCCTCCACGTCGGCGGCGGTGCTGATGCTCCTGGGCTCCGGCCGGCGCTGGCCGCGGGCGGACCTGGCCGCCCTCCAGCGTTTCGACGCGTGGGCGCTCATCCTCGAGCTGGTCGTGCTGGCCGCGCTCGTGGCCTCGCTCGGCTCGGTGGCGCGCCTGTGGCTGAACGGCTGGGGTGTCCTCCTCGGGCTGGGCGTCGTCGTGCTCGGCATCCTCGTCCCCCTGCTCCTGCACTGGCGGGTCCGCCTCGGCGGGCTCACGCCCACCATGGCGGCCGTGCTCGTGCTCCTCGGCGGCTTCCTCCTCCGCGTCGTGATCGTCATGTCGACGGAGGTCGTGTGAGCCGCCGGGCGAGCGTGGCCGTCGCCGTCCTTGCGCTCGCGGCCGCCGCCGGCTGCACGAGTCCGGAAGCCACGCGCATGCGGGCGGGCGGGCCCGGCGCCGACGTCGGCAATCGGGGCGACGTGGAGCTTCACGGTGGCTCCCGCCCTTACTACCGCACGCCGACCGAGGGCGGGTCGCTCCTGCCGCGGCCCCGGAGCCGCGCGGAGACGGCGGCGTCGCCGGCCGCGCGCTGACCGTGACGTCAGCGTCTGAGTCGGCCCGGCTCGCGCGGGTGGCGCAGGAGCATGCCGGGTCGCGCGGGTGGATCGCGCTGCTGCAGGAGGCGCTGCGCGAGACCGTCCAAGCGGGCTGGGCCGACGTGGTGCCCGGCGCCGGCCCGGCTGAGACACGCGCGGGAGCGCCGTTGCTCGCCGGGGTCAGGATGGTCGTGGACGGCGGCCTCGCCAAGCGCTGGATGCGGCGGCTGCTCGGCGCCGCGGTCGGGATCGGCACGCCGGCGGCGACGCTCGGCGCCGCTGCTCTGCGCCTCGACGCCGTCGATCTGCTGGAGGCGGCTCTCGAGGACGACGAGAGACGGCTGAAGCACCTCGCCCTCGACGCCGGCGCCGACGCGGCGGCGCTGCGGGCGGTGGCGCCGCTGCTTGCGATGCCGGCGCTCCACGCCTGCCGCGCCGCCTGGGCCACGCGCCTCCCGGTCGCGTGGCGCGAGGGCTACTGTCCGGTGTGCGGGGCGTGGCCGATGCTGGCGGAGCTGCGCGGCCTCGAGCGGGCGCGCCACCTGCGCTGCGGCCGCTGCGGGAGCAGCTGGGCGACGGACTGGCTGCGCTGCCCGTTCTGCGGCAACGACGATCACGAGACGCTCCGCTCGCTCCTGTCCGAGGACAGCCGGGAGTCGCGCCGCGTGGACGCGTGCGGCAAGTGTCGCGGGTACGTCAAGACGCAGGCGACGCTCACGGCGTCCTCGCCGACGGAGGTCATGGTGGAGGACGTGGTGACCGTCGCCTGGGACATCTGCGCCCTCGCGGAAGGCTATCTGCGCCCGTCGGGCGCCGGGCACCACCTCGGCGTGACCGTGCAGGCGGGGGTCCGGGGCCGGAGGCGCGGCTGGTGGCGGTGAGGGCGGGGGCGCGGCCGGCAGCGATATGCCGGGCGCTCCTCGACGCCCTCGAAGGCGCCGAGGGCCGGCGCCGCCGACGCAAGCGCGACACGACCCCGGACGCCATCGGCCTCGCCATGAAGCGGGCGCTGC is part of the Candidatus Rokuibacteriota bacterium genome and harbors:
- a CDS encoding formate dehydrogenase accessory protein FdhE encodes the protein MTSASESARLARVAQEHAGSRGWIALLQEALRETVQAGWADVVPGAGPAETRAGAPLLAGVRMVVDGGLAKRWMRRLLGAAVGIGTPAATLGAAALRLDAVDLLEAALEDDERRLKHLALDAGADAAALRAVAPLLAMPALHACRAAWATRLPVAWREGYCPVCGAWPMLAELRGLERARHLRCGRCGSSWATDWLRCPFCGNDDHETLRSLLSEDSRESRRVDACGKCRGYVKTQATLTASSPTEVMVEDVVTVAWDICALAEGYLRPSGAGHHLGVTVQAGVRGRRRGWWR
- the nrfD gene encoding polysulfide reductase NrfD, translated to MPSTYFTAGPHWRWLIVLYFFVGGIAGGTYFLAALIDCAGRPGDRPLARLGYYVAFPAVIVCGILLVLDLNRPDRFWHMLVQSATWKPMFKAYSPMSVGAWALLGFGFFSLLSFLAALAEERSGRWQRFGVLRPPGPLGLVAVALGGLFGLFLSGYTGVLLAVTNRPVWADTPLLGLVFVVSAASTSAAVLMLLGSGRRWPRADLAALQRFDAWALILELVVLAALVASLGSVARLWLNGWGVLLGLGVVVLGILVPLLLHWRVRLGGLTPTMAAVLVLLGGFLLRVVIVMSTEVV
- a CDS encoding 4Fe-4S dicluster domain-containing protein; this translates as MAEPMGFYTDTTVCIGCKACEVACKEWNQLPATNGGVTTLSGDSYDNTRRLDGIHWRHVKFIEQFSLDRRDGRWLMMSDVCKHCVRAGCLEVCPTGAIIRTEFDTVVIQSDVCNGCRDCIAACPFGVIDINPVSGTAQKCTLCYDRMRAGMEPACSTACPTDSIQFGPVASLRKRAEARVAQLQQAGEKRAHLYGADERMLGGLNSFYLLVDRPEVYGLPPDPRMPTRNLKAGSLWSMLGAVVIGRMGLVSFRMRGGREEGPGGRLDT